Part of the Rutidosis leptorrhynchoides isolate AG116_Rl617_1_P2 unplaced genomic scaffold, CSIRO_AGI_Rlap_v1 contig606, whole genome shotgun sequence genome, CAACACAAACACATTACTATGTCATTCCTCAATCCATTGGGTAATTAACCAGATTTTCTCAATTATAAAAGCTAAAACAGAGTCCAAGTAAAACTACAGAATCTAGCCATTTTCATAAAAGTTATCCTCTTAAAAAACTAAAATTAGTTCAAACAAACCAAAAAGGCCTTTCAAATTCTAAAAGACATGTATAATGATAGGAATGATATAGGAATCTAGGATTGACATTTGAATACAGAAACTCTGAACAGTGGCTCCTTTTTGACCAGCTCAAACACACATAGGTCTTCCACAATATCTGTATGCTCTAAACCAAAAACCAACTTAACATTCCAACACGCACCAGATCTCTCAAGCCTCGCATCTTGTCCCCTACTTAGTTTCACCCACTTCTCAAAAAAGTTAGGCGGTACAGTCTGCAAGCAAGCAAATAGTTTTTCTTAACACATCAATCTATTACACAAGTAAATTAATAATCAATAGCTGTAGTTAATTAATTCTACATATCATATCAGCAAATACTTATTACTTACCAAACAAGGATAGAAAGAAGATGCCATAACTTTCTTGAAGAGTGGGTGTTTTGAGACAAATACATTGGAACCTCGTAGATATTTAGTTAATTTTGAATTTTGATCCTCCTGAGGACCTTGGAATGTTTCTATTTCCTTGGAGGTTTTCAATTTCCTTGGATCGGAAAAGGACAAGTCTAAGTAAGGGTTTATAAGGTTCACACAGCTCAAACAAACAAGCTTCACCAGATCTCGTTTGATCATCCAGCACAAATTGTTTCCAACCTTTAAAAAAGTCTCCATGGTACTTTACAGTAAAAGCTCTTCCATCGGGAATGCGAATAGTGATATGGTCTGGCTTTTTGTCGAAGCATATTCTTTCAAAGTCTGCTGCTACATGCTGTTTCAACGAGCAAATATGAGACACTCCTTATTTAGTTCAGCTGAATTTCTGTAATTTAAGTGAAAATAAAACTTGCCGGAGATAATTTGATTTGATAGATTGAAGACTTACCACATTTTCGTGAAATTCTGGAACAACATAAGAAGCATCCATAGTAACCATGAAAATTGAATTATCGTAATCAAATAAATTAAAAGCTTGTTTGAAGATGAATATTTGGTTCCTTTTTCGGCAAATAATGAAGCTTCCCTGTTATGTTAAGAAGTCCACAGAAAGAAGTAATTATTTGTAAACTACTGCCTTTGAATCAAAATATACTCAACTTTTAGGTTATATATTACGTACAGAACAAGAAACATGTTTTTTAAACCTTGAACTCATAAAAAAGTTGTATATTGTTGTATCAAGTTTCAAATTTTAATAAATGCCATATGTCTTTTATTCATTGGGTGTTGGTTGAGTGGAAAGTATTTGGCTACAAAAATTAAACTCTAAAAAGTCTAGTAATTTGAAATGGAGGGAGAAACAAATTATCACAGACAAAAGAAACGCATTCAAGTTTTGTCTACCTCGCAATGCTTGCCTTGAACTCGAAGATTGGCAGAACTTGGACGATTTCTCAGCTTTATCTTCTGAATTAATCATCTCTATCTTACGAGTCTGAAGAGTGAAAGCAGAAATTTTCTCCAAGACGTCAGAATATTCATCATCTTCCGACTCGGAGTATTCATCATCGTGCTCATAGAATTCACCATCAGAGTCGGACAAACCCTTTTCGGTGTTGTGTAACGTATAAGGATAATTAATCTCAGTGCCGCTTGGGTCAAAAATCGATACAGTGAAGATGGAATAACCATCATATCTGAAAACTAGAAAGTGACCATAAGCTATGGAGTAATACTTCATGAATTCTTTTAAGCCATTCTGAAAGCAGACATTTCCATCATCCGACCTTGTAAATCCAACTCTCCACACTTCTCCAGTAGGGGCTTTAAGAACAACTGGACTGCTTAGATCACCTCCATATTTCTTCACAATCTTTTCGGAATCATCTGTTAGAGAGAAATAAAACATCAAGATAAACTATGAACAACTTTTTCTTAGGATGTCTACATCCATCAACTATATATAACATAGAATAAGTTTCTCAATTTGACATGAACCGTTAACAAGTACAAAAGTAATACTACCCTTACAAGCTTCCGTTCATTGACTTCATCGTGAAGAATGATCTTCAAAAACTGTGCCGTTTGTAGCCCGAAACAGCCTCCTCTCCATATTCTTCTTTGAGGAAAAAAAGAAAAAGTTTTGTCCAACAGTGGTTTTAGTCGATTGAAGAATGCGAGCAAGTATTTTTAGTGAACGGTTTATGTCTTTGATATATCCATTGGGGAACACAAACGGCCACCCCTTTTTGTTTCcccaaaacaaaaataaataaatctgTTTAGCTCTCCAACATCTTGAATCCAGCCGCATGCCAAGTTTATTTAATTCGGAATATCCATTGGAGAACACAATCGGTCACTTTTCGTTTATCAAAGGAAAAGTGTTTTTTTTGTCCAATGTATCCGTGGACCATGTAAAATTAAGACAATGGGCAACAACATATGAGTAATTCTTGGGTCCCTAACACGTCAACGTCATCATTTAGGTATAAGAAGAGAGCTGTTCAGATGGCATCGTCAAGTGGGTCGGCTTGTGAAAAACACTACTGGAAAAACGGTTGTAGCCAGTATTAGAAGATGGCCATTCCTTGCTAATTGATATAGTCTATTATATATAGCAGGAAAGGGACACGTTGATTTTCGGAGAAGAAGCATGCTGCCATCTCAAAGTTATAGCTTCACTTAAATAATATCCATGATGTATAGAAACAAAAAGAATTTTGACCTGTTTCAGTCTTTTGATAGTTATTTTTTATGTTAGTCTTTTGATAGTTCTAACTTCTAAGATATATTCTTTCTtgattaataatttttttaaactAGTTGACTAAAAAAACTACAAGTAATTGTACATTTCGTATATGTACAATAAACTAAAGTGACCGTTTGTGTTCTCAAAATCGACAGCATTTCTCAATATTAACTTACATCCAGAAAGGACAATAAGTTACACTTTTTTAATGTACAAATAATAACAATACACTCAGTTTGATTAGGCAGACTCCATCATCGTAATAAGAAATGCGGTCTCTAATGCCGATTCCTTGCATTGCAAGTATCTATTTTCCTCCACAATATCCGTTGTTAAATTAAGCAATATCGGCCGCTTTGGATCGTAAAAAACTCGTTCACGAGCACGAGCAACCCATTTTGCCGCTTCCCAGACCCCAAATCTGTAACGTGCCAACAAAGAAACACTGTCAACAGGAAAGAATTGCAAGCAAGCAGACATTAAAGCAAAACTCAGAACAAATCAGACATACCGTGTATTGAAGGATGACATTACTAGTACGGCCGGATAAAGAACACCCTCCTGAATATtatcatagggtgagtatttctgtATGGCATGAAAATTGTCAACATCGCCAGGATCCCCAAACTCTTCGTAGTCAGCAGCCGTAAGCTGTAAAATCGGATGGCGAAGCGTGTTGGTGGCGTCTAGGAATGGAACCTGAACAGATTTGACAAAACATCACGTTTTAGAAAATAGTAAGGACAAAATATCGTTCTAAGAGCTTCTTATCATATGTTTAAGTTTACCTTCAAAACTGCTGCACGAAACAAATCAGGACAATGATTAATGGCTGAAGCAACTAACAATCCTCCAGCACTATATCCCCACCCAGCTAGTTTGTTCTCATGCACAATTCCTTTTTCAACAAGGAATTTGGCAGAAGCTATAAAGTCTTTGATCGAGTTTTGCTTCATTGTACCTCTTCCATCATGATGCCATTTCTTACCTCTCCCGCCTCCTCCCCTGGAAAACCCACCAAATAAACACAGTTAAGCAAAGGGCATTCCAGCCATTCTGTtaaatttcatttttccataataaGCTAATAATGGTCATTTCCCAAAACGACATCATCCAAGAGGGTAATGAGTTCACAAGAACTTTTATGATGAAATTGATGTGTAACCAACCTGACATCAGCATAAGCAATGACCCAACCACGATCAAGGAGGCTTTTCAACTCACTGCGCCACCGTTTATCGAGCAATTCACCATAAGATCCGTGTCCGTGAAGTAAGCCAGGGCTTTGGTACTCTTTTTTATTTCTGTGCGAGTATATGACAGTTAAAGGGACCATAACTCCATCGTGTGAAGGAACATCATAGTGTTCACAAGCGTATAATTCAGAGAGGTCATTCCACGGGTTAGTGTCTTCATAATTGGTTGAATCAGATCCATTTTCCTTTTTTAAATCTTCTGCAAAACTTGCCAAGGAGGTCGTTCCATACAAAACTCTTCTTCTTTCGTGAAGCACATTCTGCTGCTGAATGATTTTCCAGTTCCCGTTTGTAACGTCAAAGTCAACCACGGCATCTGGCATCTAATAATTTTTTTCATAAATAGGATGTCAATGGCTGCAAAAACAGGAAACTAAAATCTGACGGGTGGTAGAAAATGTGACTGAGTCACAAAAAATTGCATACCACAGGTGAAGATATGGTAAAGCGCATAGTTGGTGAGTAGAAGTCATAATTTGGGCCTGGTGAAATTTGAGAAACATATTTTGGGAGAGGAAGGAACTGATGTTGAATCTCTTTCAATCGAACAGCTCCCTGCCATTCAAAAACACATGAAGTTATTGAGAGTGTCGAAACATATAATTGAAACATATAATATCAAACGGCCATTGTTGTTTTCTATTTCTTACCTTCTCCAAGGGCAATGGTAATGGAACTGAAcataatctgtatttctgactttCCCTCACAATAAGTACTAAATGTGTACTATTGAAATCAACATCTTCTAAAACCATATCTTGCTCATCAAAAAATACACTCTGCAGGAAAGAAATAAGTAAAACTAGTAATTATGGTTCTATAAGGACATTATTTAGAATATACGATCTGAAATTGAATTATAAGAATTTGAGATGATGAAATTAACCCACCAACCTCCCAATTATGTGTACTGTTGGAAGTGCCAACTGGGCGATAAAGAAGATAATGATGATCAACCACTTGGCCTTGTTTAGGGGCATCTGTGAACAAATAAAGGAATCCTCGATGGTGCTCAATTATGCAGTGAGCTGGACCTTCACATTCCCAAACTAATGTCAAACCAGACAATGGATGAGCTGCGTTTATCAGAAAGACCTAATAAATGGTTaccaaaaatatcatttttaaactaCAATTATCCAATAAAGGTTGAGTTTTGCTTGGATTTCCGTCAAAATACCTTTGAAGATGTAGGCGAAAATGTATTTATAGTTACAAATTGGAAATCCTTGGTGTGCCTTATGTTTACATGAACATCTTCATCGAGTTCTTCAAAAAGCAAGACATCTTCATCGGTCGATCCAATCATGCTACAATATATCCTGATAGAGAAACCGACAAAAGCATTATTTCACATTTGGTTTCTACAATATATCATCGTAGAAAAGACTAAAAAAACAAAATATTTACCGATATGGTCTCTTATTCTGATCAGTAACAACATAAAGCAATGCATTCCCATCTTTAACCCATGAAACATGAGAAACCAGCTCTGCTTTCGGCTTACTACACAATGCACCGGAATTCAAATTCCTAACGGATAGTTTAAAGTAGTCATTTTCCTTATCATACATTGTATATGCAATAAATTGATGATCCGGCGAAACTTCCGATAACTCTTCATAAGCATAACCTATGCGAAATCGAATCCTTTGTCAAGTTTCAGCATCATTTAAAGACATAACGACAAAAGACAGAAAGAGAGGTCTGATTTACCTCCAAATCTCTCAGCTTCTTGATTGTAATCAATCAATTTCTTCTCAATTTTCCTCCCTGACGTGAAATCAAACCCGGAATAAGGACTCCGATTCGAGATGAATTCTTCATTCAATTTAGCCAATCTCCTGCATAGGACAGGATACTGCTTCCCTTCTTCGACCCTTCTGTAGTATAGCCAAGGTCCCCACTTGACAGGAGGGGTAGAAAGGTCAAATTGCATCCTTGAAGCCATCTCAGACTGGAGCTTAGATTGTAACCTCTCGGTATTCGTCATGACGGCTTCTAGATACTTCTCTTCTTGCTCCATGTAAATGTCCATGTGGCGCATCGCCACTCGATCGTTGAGGCTCGACATCCAATTGTATGGGTCTTCCCATGTGGAGTCATGGAGATTGAAAGATTGCGGCTTTTTCGGAGGGTTTGGCGGAGAAGGCGGTGCCGGAGGAGGAGGAGTTTTCGGAGGTTTGTAGTGGAGGAGACGGCAGAGGAAGAAGGTTGTAGATGTTCGGTGACGGTGGTTGTGGCGGAGAAGCGCGGCGGGAATTGCCATTTTCAGTTGCAGATACGGTGGTAGCAGGGGTTTGAGAGGGTTTAAGAACAAGAGTTGCTTGCTCTATTCAACTCATTCGAATTCGAACGAAAAATGATATTTTAGAAGTTTTGGGTAATAACGTCACCTTCATAAGAATATTAGGGACTAGAAGTTAATAACATATGGTTTAGGGACTGTGTGTTATAATTGGCCCTTCAGGTGACACGTGGACATTTAACGTCCCGTTAAGTGACATGTTAGCAAAAGTGACGACATGGACTCGAATTAGAGTCGGAAGTCGGAAGTAAAGTTTAAGGAGATAGATGACTGAAAGTGTAGTGCTGGGATCCAATTGCAAATCTAGAAAAATTTAGGGATTCAGAATATCATTATCCCTTTAATTATTGCCTTATTGGTACTGATACTTTAACCATGTTTGAGTGAAGAATGGAGAGCACTTTATGCATCATCAGGATTCGGCCGTATAAAAGAAGAAATACCATTCCTATAATAAGTTAGGAATTGAATCTTTCAATCTCAGACTCTTAAATGAAATACCTCCATACTAATTAATTTTTATCTAAACGATAATAATTGAAAAACAAAAACACAAGCGACCAGAGATTATTATGCTACTAATCTAATGATCAAATGGAGTGAGGAACTGAAAAATTAAGGAATGTTAACATTTTTTCCACTTCAAACTTTATTTTCTTAACAAGTTGCTATTTAAAACAAAATCGCTAACAAAATCATATCTCCATTGAAAATTTGTTAACAAAATCATATTTTTCGTTAAAAAATGCATGTGGCAGCCATGTCATCGCCAAACAAGCAACACATCATTGCCGACTCAGCAAAAATGACACATCAGTATCCTCAACTTTCATAAAAAAAACCCAGATTCCGGCGACCACCGATGGTGGTCCGACAGCCACTTTTGGCGGTGCCATCATTCGGTGATCGACGGATTTCGAAAGTGTTTACATGTTCAAATACGCTTCAACAAGATAAAAGTTGTGGTGGTATCGGATTTTTCAAATTTCGAACCGTTTGGCGTAGATCTAAGCTTAAAGTTTCGGCCACCGCACTTTTAAGCTTAAATCTACAACAAACGGTTCGAAATTTGAAAAATTCGACACCACCACGAAGTTTACCTCGTCGACAACAGACTGGCGGCCAGATCACCGTCGGTGATCGCCGAAATCTGGGTTTTTAATGAAGATTGAGGATGCTGACATGTCATTTTTTTTCCTGAATCATCAGGTGACGTGTTGCTTGTTTGGCGATGACATGGCTGCCACATGTGCATTTTTTGACGAAAAAGATGATTTTGTTAGCAATTTTTCGATAGAGGCATGATTTTGTTAGCAATTTTTTTTGAGGTAGCAACTTGTTAAGAAAATGGAGTTTGAGGTAAGAAAGATGTTAATATCTTGAAAACTTAAGAGACTCTTTTGCTTGATCAAACCTTAAATAGTACACTCAAGTATTTCAGACGGACGGAGTAGTAGCAAGTAACAGACTCAATTAAAGAAGTGGCTAATACAAGAATTCGAAAATTAGGATTGACGTTTGAATACATAAACTTTAAAGGAAAGATAATCATCATCCCTATTGACCAACTCAAAGACACATATGTCTCCTACTTGCAATGAATTGTCTCGAGAAAATGCAGGCCAATCAAAAAATAAATTAGCTTTCTTTGAATCTGAATAAATGATACACTTGGCATGCCTTGAGGATGATCCACCAGCAATCTCAAGTCTCACGCTTTGATCCCTTCTTTCCATCATCAGCTCCTCGAAAAAATAGAAAGGCACACTCTGCATCGTATACAATTTCTCAACATATTAATTCTACTCCTTCAATTTGTGTAACCTTTGTGTAAATCAGCACTAACTTGAGTGTGACTCGAAAAGATTGAAGGATTCATAACTTTCTTGGAGATTGGGTTCTTTGAGACAAATACGGTGTCCTTTTCAAGATATTCAAGAATTCTTGGTTCCGTAGACTTTGGACGACCATATCCGTCAATGGATTGGAAAATGGAAATTTTTAGCAAGACTTCACCATCGTCAATCAACTCGAACAAACAAACGTGGCAAGATTTCAATTGATTATTCCATATAACTTGATTCCAAGAGAGTTCTTCAGTTTGCATATCCTCAGAAGCTTCATAGAACCTAGCATTAAATGTCCTGCCAGCAGGAATTTGAAGGATGGCACGACCTGGTTTTTCTATGAAGGTTGTTTGATCTGATGATGCTGGTACATACTGAGCAACTAAACATTTTAGTAATTAGTTATgagtaaattaaataaataaagagcAGCAGCATGGACTAGAAAAAATAAAATGTATGCAGATATTTCTGAAAACTTAAAAAATTAAGTATTGCGTCACAACCTAGAAAACAAAAATTTCATGTCCCGATTAGTTAGAGTATTGATTATAGCAGGGGTGAGATTAGACGACAGAATATTACCAAAGTTGATTGAAGACAAACATAAGAAGGATCCATAGTAACCATGAAAATCGGATTATCAGATGTGAAGCCACTTGCTCTTTCGAGGCTCATACTCGTTTCCTCACCAGGCGTGGTTCTTTCCTCACCAGGCATTGTTGTCGCATTAACATTGTCTAGTAAAACCAAGCTCTCCTTAAAATACACGATATCCCTTATATCACCTAGAAAATGAATAATATAACCTAGATGATCATATAGTGAGACTTCATTCTCTTCTCTAGTCTCGGTGTTAAATATTAAAATAACAGTCGTAGTGGGACGCTCCGTGCAAAACACTGGTTCCCCATTAATTCGAAGCCCCATCAAACAATGATGCACATAAGGCGTACTAAGTCCCCATATCTTCATCCATGATTTCTCATTTCTATAGTTTTTCAACACCCATACAGACTCATAGTCACAAAGTGCAATTGAAGAGCGCTTGTACAGTTCTAAAGTAAAAACAAAGGTTCTATCCAAACTCATAGGCAACTGAATTTCTCGAAAGACTTCGTCATTCAAATCGAAACACACTATAAAAATCGGACTGAACAGTGATCAACAAATTGGTTGATGGCGAGAGCTATAGTAGAAATCCGTTTCCAGGAATTGCTATTGAGCGAGAAAACCATGGCTTGAGAAGGCCTTACTCCTCCATCATAACCCTAGCACGCATTGACAAGGGGTTTTGTCGAAATTAGGTTTATGGAGGGTTATCATTTTGCGAATGGTGGGATTCTCTAATCTAATAGTGTTACCATTATGTAGGGCAAAGCAGAGCACGCCATTACAATGAGCTAGGTGAGTAGTAGTAGAAAAGGCCTTATAAAACTCGAACCTGTCATCATTGTTGTTAAACAGCCACCACTCATATGAATATGTAAAGCAAATGACGGTGTAGGGATCTCTTGGATTGGAGGAGACGAATGAAGGGTTTTTAATGAGAGAAGTCCATTGTTTCTTCACGCACATGCATTGGTCAATACACTTTATTGTCAGCCTGTGGAAAATGTCGGAAAGAAGATCTTCGGGCAAGTCATCAATCCCCATCTTTGAGAGGATCGATCAGAAAACTTCTACAGAGTGAAATCTTTTTCTCTAGAATACTTTAATATATATCCACGTCTACAAATCTTATATTCACTTAAGAAATTATTtgataaaaaagaaaaaaagagagAAGAGAAACACCCAGAATTTAGGCCAAGGATTCAAATTTTGAGCTGCCACTGCCACAGTTACGACTTATAAATCACTGTACAATTTGGTGTAGAAACCAAATCCCAACAAAAAACTCGTCAGGCAACAATTTGATGAAAGACTAGTTCGGGCAGAAAACAAAGTCGACTGTCCTCTAGGATCAATACTGAATGAAAGCAATCAAATCTGGAGCCTAAAATGAAATTCAGAATGTCTTCTTTCCAACAACACCAAGAACGCTTAAATCTAAGAAGCGACGAGCGAGATACAATCTATCTAAAATTGGTCGACAGTGAAACTCGACGGGCGGGGGACGTGAAACTAGGTCAACTTTCGACATCTATCCACAATTACTATTTCTTTTCTCAATTCACGTCTGATTATTATACAAAGAAGAAACAAATACAAAGACTTGGGAAACGGTTACAAATAACAGAAAATTCAAAAGTCTGAAAGGAGGAAAATAAAATGCATTCTAGAACAATTTTCGGCCAAAATTAAACCAATATATACTAAAACAGTTCAATTAGAAATAGATGCCTATTGGGTGGGGAAAATCTGATCCCTGCAAATCCCCATCCCTTTTTTATAAGGATCAACACAATCCTTATACGGTTCCTCTTTCAAATAAAATTCAATGGGATCCAGAGCGAGTTCGCCACCAACAGTAGCGGCACCATCTGctaaaatttgtccctttttaatgcATTTACCTCGCTGAGCCTGCGGTTTTTTATGCATACAAGTATTTTTGTGGAACATTATGTACAACATCCCCTATTCATAGATCTGCGCCCGCCTTTATCCAATTAGATATAAAATTATCTTTACCTGATCTCCGATGGGGAATGGGACAAGTTAGCGGCAAAATATTATTACCCGATTGAGGATTGGGGTGGGTAAGCGAGCATGCTGATCTCCATGGGAAATCTCCAAACCatttgagttatataaattatttagATCGACgctaatttatattattaatttattagggAATGAACAATTGGAAATTTATTTCGACTGATGTTAACAATTCGCATTATATTAAATCataattatattatacatgtatagattatttcattatatattttttaatataaaaatattgaatattcaccattatttaaataatatttttaataatattatgtaATTGAAACCCTATTATATAAATTTACGTCTTCCTCCACCATTTTGCCACTCCCACCACTATATGGAATCCCTCTCTTATCGTTAGCCTTTCATATGAAAAAATTTTTAATCAAAATTTATTCATGAGGAATCGGGAATCGGGGACCCGATCGAAATCCCCGCGAATAATAGATTTGGAGAGCGTAAAAAAACAATCCCCGAATGGAGAATGGTGATAGGGAGCGAAACTTAAATCTTAATGGAGATTGGGGAGCGGAAAGACATACCCGACCAGAACCCGCCCCGTTGACATCTCTAATTAAAAATCAATTCGAATAAAAATACAATCAAGTGGGAGCTCTATCCTTGATGTTCTTGCTTGCACTTCTACGGTCTTCAAGTTTCTTCCTTGTAACTCCATAATCCTCTATCTTCTTCATGTGAAAACTTGATAATGCCGGCTTTGTCTCGTCTTTGCTTCCTCCACAAGAAACCTATACAAGAGAAGGAGATGGCCCTCCTCCTCCCGGAAACACAAATCAAATCAATCACATCTACTATGATTTGGAGATGATGAAATATATCTCCTTCAAggaatattaatataacataataattaaatattatacatattaatgaaaatattataaattttaattttattttgatATTTCTTTCTATATATCTTTAACAAGCTACCCTAATAATCCCCACAAGAGTCATACGTATAACAAATTCAATGAAAGAGCAGGTACATGAATTTTACAAACCATTGTCATATAGAAAGTTACAAAAATAAAGTATGAAGAGAGAATAAGAAACCCCTCTATAGCACAGGTCATCGGGATGTTAACCGGAACTAATTGGAGCCTTTGCCAATATACCATCTACGCTCGCTTCGATAGAATAGTGTTCCACAACATAGAAAATCTTTCTTGTAACATGTAAGATGAAACACATTCCTAGAAACATTTAGAATTCCACATTTGGAATATATGTCGATGAGAGAACTTAGAACTAATATGTTGGGTCTAAATTTTTTCCTCATCATATATCCAGGTATTTGTGAATAGCCGATCACTTCGTTTCATTCGGGCAACCACCATACACACAGTGAATAAATCAATGCAAAATTCACTAAAAATGCAAAAAATTAAACAAAAGACAAGCGATAGAAGAGTCGAGCGAGGAAGAAAATCATCCGGTCGGATCCTAGGCGACTTAGGCTCGACCTTGGGATCGGTCGAAGGGACTTGGCTTGCGATGACGAGGTCTCAGTTCATGTCGTCCGCGTCTATGCCGGCCTAGGTCTCGTCGAGTCGGGTCCTTTCTTCGGTCTCGGCTAGGTTTGAGTCGGCAGCTTCCAGCTAGAGTCGATCTTCCTCCTCGCAACCCTCTTCGAGGTCTGCAACCTCGATATCATCCTCGACCAAGGAAGCTCTGCATCATCATCAAGAGAGTATGGATTTGAGACCAAAGCCTTCACATTGACTATGGGAAAAGCGGCCGCTATGACATTTAAAGCTTCTTGGTACATCTCCGAAGAAATCCAACCCCTAGCTTCCTCATTGACTTTAAGGATATCCTCTTGGAATTTCTCCGAGACCTTGTTCTCCGTGATAGCAAAGACCGACAACTCCTCCAAAGCTTGGACCTTTTCCCTTAGAGAAACGGTCTCATCATCACATATCTCGACACCGCCTTGAGCGATTGCTTCTTCCTCTTCATCTTGGCAATTTCATCGTCTTTGGGCTCCAACTCGCCTCGGGCTCACCTCAACTCCTTCTCGGTACACTCCCCTGGTTAGCTGACTCGAGCCGACAACCTAGCTCGTAGTCGTGGTCCAAGGCCTACATGGAAATAGACAAAGTCCGATAAAATGGATAAAGTTCGATAAAAGACAAAGGCCGATGAAATAGACAAAGTGTGATAAAGAGACCAAGACTGATAAAACTAGACCAAGACCGATAAAAATAGACGAGACCCGAGGCATATTTCAATCAAAATATTCAAATGATGGAATGGGCATCTTACCATCTTATTAACAGCACAAACATAAGAtgagaactcatctagatacttgcCCTCTATCTCGACTTGGTCCTCTTCGGTAATAGTCCTCGCCGCAAAATCAACGCCCCTACCGATAATGTCTGAAAAGGCGACGATGTTGGGGAAATGGAGTCGGATGTTCCACGAGGCAGAAGCGGTCTTAGCCCTTTTAGTCGAAGGATCATCTTTACTTAGAGCATTGGGGGCAGCAAGCCTAACTATCGGTGCGACTAGAGACGGCTCAGATTGATCGGTCTTCCTCTTCAAAGCTCGCTCCTTCAACTTGTCACTCTTCGCAAGGAAGACATAAACCAAGAAAAGATGAGAGCCGATAAATAAAAAATTGCAAGAGCAACAAATAAAAGGCGAAAAGGAAAAATATTTTGGGTTCCCTCCCATCGAAAGAGAGAACCCGACTCTAGACATGTAAATGATGAAACTAACAAAAATTTTCGACTCCTGGCCATGAGAAGACGGAGCCCGAAACTCTCCTAAATTAATCGGATCCTCGCTAGTCTTAGGATGAGAACCGATCAAGTCTTCACAAATGAGAAAGGGTGAAGAGCGGATCCGATA contains:
- the LOC139884812 gene encoding uncharacterized protein, encoding MAIPAALLRHNHRHRTSTTFFLCRLLHYKPPKTPPPPAPPSPPNPPKKPQSFNLHDSTWEDPYNWMSSLNDRVAMRHMDIYMEQEEKYLEAVMTNTERLQSKLQSEMASRMQFDLSTPPVKWGPWLYYRRVEEGKQYPVLCRRLAKLNEEFISNRSPYSGFDFTSGRKIEKKLIDYNQEAERFGGYAYEELSEVSPDHQFIAYTMYDKENDYFKLSVRNLNSGALCSKPKAELVSHVSWVKDGNALLYVVTDQNKRPYRIYCSMIGSTDEDVLLFEELDEDVHVNIRHTKDFQFVTINTFSPTSSKVFLINAAHPLSGLTLVWECEGPAHCIIEHHRGFLYLFTDAPKQGQVVDHHYLLYRPVGTSNSTHNWESVFFDEQDMVLEDVDFNSTHLVLIVRESQKYRLCSVPLPLPLEKGAVRLKEIQHQFLPLPKYVSQISPGPNYDFYSPTMRFTISSPVMPDAVVDFDVTNGNWKIIQQQNVLHERRRVLYGTTSLASFAEDLKKENGSDSTNYEDTNPWNDLSELYACEHYDVPSHDGVMVPLTVIYSHRNKKEYQSPGLLHGHGSYGELLDKRWRSELKSLLDRGWVIAYADVRGGGGRGKKWHHDGRGTMKQNSIKDFIASAKFLVEKGIVHENKLAGWGYSAGGLLVASAINHCPDLFRAAVLKVPFLDATNTLRHPILQLTAADYEEFGDPGDVDNFHAIQKYSPYDNIQEGVLYPAVLVMSSFNTRFGVWEAAKWVARARERVFYDPKRPILLNLTTDIVEENRYLQCKESALETAFLITMMESA
- the LOC139884811 gene encoding uncharacterized protein, which translates into the protein MFYFSLTDDSEKIVKKYGGDLSSPVVLKAPTGEVWRVGFTRSDDGNVCFQNGLKEFMKYYSIAYGHFLVFRYDGYSIFTVSIFDPSGTEINYPYTLHNTEKGLSDSDGEFYEHDDEYSESEDDEYSDVLEKISAFTLQTRKIEMINSEDKAEKSSKFCQSSSSRQALRGRQNLNAFLLSGSFIICRKRNQIFIFKQAFNLFDYDNSIFMVTMDASYVVPEFHENVHVAADFERICFDKKPDHITIRIPDGRAFTVKYHGDFFKGWKQFVLDDQTRSGEACLFELCEPYKPLLRLTVPPNFFEKWVKLSRGQDARLERSGACWNVKLVFGLEHTDIVEDLCVFELVKKEPLFRVSVFKCQS